The sequence TTCACACAGGGCCGGTGACTTCAGGAGTGATCGGTTCCAATAAATTCGCGTATGATGTATGGGGAGACGCCGTCAATCTTGCGAGCAGAATGGAATCCTCCGGTAAACCAGGACACCTAAATATCTCCGGTTCCACTTATGAATTAATAAAAGATTTTTTTGTATGCGAGCATAGAGGAAAGATCCAAGCAAAAGGGAAGGGAGAAGTGGATATGTACTTTGTAAGTTCTATCCGACCTGAACTTTCTCTGGACGCAAAAGGGATTTCTCCGAACGAAAAATTTGAATCTTTAAGAAACGAGTTAAATCTGAAATTAAGCGCAGTTTGATCTTAGAAATGACGTGCGATCTAAGTGTCCGAGTTATTATCTTCTATAAATACGAGGGAATATAAAAGTAATTCCGTAGATCATTCCCTGCGCTTTTACATCTTCAGGAACTCTTCCGAAGTTTTGTCCACGAAGAGCGTCCACACAAGATTGGTCCACAAGAGACTGCCCTTGGGAAGAGATTAGTTTCGTATCTATGACCTGACCGGCATCGTTTAATAAAAATTGGACTTTTGCTTCTCCGGGTTCTATCGCTTCTCGGATCACTGTTCCGGCACCGTCGCGATATCCAAAATTTCCACCACCGGGAGGGGAAAAACTTTGCTCAATTTGGCGGAGCATTCTTTTGAAATATTCGTAACCCACTAATTTTTTAGTAGGAACACTCATAGAAGAACTTCCGTCCCAGCGAAATAACATATCTTGTTGGAAACGATAATTGAATGGGATCTTGGTCATTCTTCCGGTAGCTGGAGTCTGCTCCGGAGTTTGTTCGTTCGGATTTGTGAATTCTACAGGATCCTGTTTTAGGATAGCGACTTCGTATACTTTTTCTTCTTCCGTTTTCTTTTGGGAATTTTGAGGACTTGCCTTAGATGGATTTCTAAAAATATTCCCCATCACGAATTCGCGGAAAGGAGAAAGTGTATGAAATCCTTTTTCCTTGGTGATCCCTCCGGAACCTGCGGACTCTACGTTAGACAGTGCTTTGTATTCGTCCTTGATCCTTTTGTCTACGAACTCCTGTTCTAATAGTACTTCGTAAATTTTTTCTCGTTCTGCTCTTTCTTTTACCTGAACGATCGGGTCTTCTCCCAGGATCTTAAATAGAATATTACGTGTGAATAAGTGGGCTACTAAGAAAGAAGCGAATGCAAATACGAAAAACGCGGCGAATAGTAGACGACGATCGTCTTCTCCTAAATCTCCGGTATTATCTATTTCGCTTTTAAAAAAGGCCGGGAGCCGCATCTTCTTCTATTCTTTTACCGAAAGCCGGAGGGACCCTGTCCATCAGCTTATAGGCCTTCTCCGTGGC is a genomic window of Leptospira dzoumogneensis containing:
- a CDS encoding TonB-dependent receptor, with the protein product MRLPAFFKSEIDNTGDLGEDDRRLLFAAFFVFAFASFLVAHLFTRNILFKILGEDPIVQVKERAEREKIYEVLLEQEFVDKRIKDEYKALSNVESAGSGGITKEKGFHTLSPFREFVMGNIFRNPSKASPQNSQKKTEEEKVYEVAILKQDPVEFTNPNEQTPEQTPATGRMTKIPFNYRFQQDMLFRWDGSSSMSVPTKKLVGYEYFKRMLRQIEQSFSPPGGGNFGYRDGAGTVIREAIEPGEAKVQFLLNDAGQVIDTKLISSQGQSLVDQSCVDALRGQNFGRVPEDVKAQGMIYGITFIFPRIYRR